The following proteins come from a genomic window of Pocillopora verrucosa isolate sample1 chromosome 6, ASM3666991v2, whole genome shotgun sequence:
- the LOC131793322 gene encoding sialin-like, with product MNSTEQKLHGIGSGENDRDVTQMCRCCLPLRYVIGIFIMLGFTNVYAMRVNLSVALAVMVGNQTLMKGGMEIEEPAEFSWGTKTQGFILSAFYFGYIVMHLPGGYLARKHGGATLLGLSVGATGFLTLFTPLAAKTHVGVFIALRIAVGFAEGPVYPAGHAFWSKWAPPLERSKLATLNVAGGILGIIMSMFLSGYIAFHFGWSWIFYVFGSSGLIWSILCLCLVSNSPSQQRWISREEEEYIKFSLAGDLQSQDVPIPWKAIFTSLPFWAIIVTHSMHSFGYYMLISELPLFYTQRLHLDLKQTWTASSLPYVVTLMMLILGGQMADYLRKHHLATGTVRKIFNTIGFLSEAISFLVLGYFSNATTVAVLITIGVGLGGLARSGFYVNHLDIASPLASVLLGITNTAASSAGILAPIVTGLIVQHHTSLEWRIVFFIIAAMNVLGATFFVIFGSGEKQSWAINEGYNELPKEDPDK from the exons ATGAATTCTACCGAACAAAAACTGCATGGTATTGGCAGTGGAGAAAACGACAGAGATGTAACCCAAATGTGCCGGTGTTGTCTTCCACTACGTTATGTCATCGGGATTTTTATCATGCTTGGCTTTACGAATGTTTACGCTATGCGAGTTAACCTAAGCGTAGCTTTGGCTGTTATGGTTGGTAATCAAACACTCATGAAAGGTGGCATGGAAATAGAG GAACCCGCAGAGTTTTCATGGGGAACTAAAACTCAAG GATTCATTCTCAGTGCGTTCTATTTCGGCTACATTGTTATGCACTTACCTGGAGGATACTTGGCAAGAAAACATGGCGGCGCTACATTGCTTGGTCTGTCTGTTGGCGCCACAGGGTTCCTTACCCTTTTCACACCTCTTGCTGCAAAGACCCATGTGGGAGTGTTCATTGCACTGAGAATTGCTGTAGGATTTGCCGAG GGTCCTGTTTATCCCGCCGGTCACGCTTTTTGGAGTAAATGGGCGCCCCCCTTGGAAAGAAGTAAACTGGCAACTTTAAACGTAGCGG GGGGTATTTTAGGTATAATAATGTCCATGTTTCTGTCTGGATACATTGCTTTTCATTTTGGTTGGTCTTGGATTTTCTATGTCTTCG GTAGTAGTGGTCTTATCTGGTCGATTCTTTGCCTCTGTTTGGTTAGTAACTCACCTTCACAACAAAGGTGGATCtcaagagaagaagaagaatatATTAAATTTAGCTTAGCAGGAGATTTACAAAGTcag GATGTACCGATTCCTTGGAAAGCAATCTTCACCTCTCTTCCATTCTGGGCCATTATTGTAACGCATTCTATGCATTCGTTTGGCTATTACATGCTGATATCAGAGCTTCCTTTATTTTATACACAACGACTTCATCTTGATCTTAAACAG ACTTGGACTGCATCGTCCTTACCTTACGTGGTCACACTGATGATGTTAATCCTTGGTGGTCAAATGGCTGATTATCTTCGCAAGCATCATCTTGCAACCGGAACTGTGAGAAAGATCTTCAATACAATTG GTTTCCTAAGTGAGGCTATATCGTTCTTAGTACTAGGCTATTTTTCAAATGCCACCACTGTTGCAGTACTGATCACAATAGGAGTGGGTCTCGGCGGACTGGCTCGTAGTGGATTCTATGTGAATCATCTCGATATTGCCTCACCTCTCGCTAGTGTCTTACTTGGCATAACAAACACAGCAGCATCATCGGCTGGAATCTTAGCCCCTATCGTCACTGGATTAATTGTTCAACACCAC ACGTCCCTTGAATGGAGAATCGTCTTTTTCATCATCGCAGCGATGAATGTTCTTGGCGCCACATTCTTTGTCATTTTTGGCTCAGGCGAAAAACAGTCGTGGGCGATTAACGAGGGATATAATGAGTTACCAAAGGAAGATCCAGATAAATAG
- the LOC131793676 gene encoding uncharacterized protein gives MSASGEKFSPHSHIPYGTDGSGFYSDNTIGCYNVILESAPLVLESVRSVLERPRSAFTIADYGCADGGTSMPLLYACVKELRKIHGDDLPIQVIYEDQPVNDFKSLFLRLQGLIPGPKSYVSDFSNVFVAACGTSFYSQCLPPESLNLIFSSTAMHWLREKPCNVTGALHHTMITLPEEAEKFRNQAAKDWETLLLARAKELAPSGRMVLVQFAVDGEGQYLGTTKNTPASMHHTMKDLWKLLVHDGVITQEEFNKTTFVNYYRTVNEFKKPFESADSPVRKAGLSLVSIETKVVPCPYREKWLKNGGDPKAHARWFIPTTRTWSNATFTSGLSESRSPEEKDAIVDKFFKLYEDLVAKHPEDHGMDYVHAYIVIAKN, from the exons ATGTCTGCAAGTGGTGAAAAGTTT TCTCCTCATAGCCACATCCCGTACGGAACAGATGGGTCTGGGTTCTACTCAGATAACACCATTGGATGTTATAACGTAATCTTAGAGTCTGCGCCTCTAGTATTGGAGAGTGTCAGATCAGTTTTAGAGAGGCCTAGGTCGGCTTTCACAATTGCAGACTACGGATGTGCAGACGGGGGTACCTCTATGCCATTGCTTTACGCATGCGTGAAAGAATTACGAAAAATTCATGGTGACGATTTGCCCATTCAAGTGATTTACGAGGATCAGCCCGTCAATGATTTCAAATCCTTGTTCCTTCGTCTGCAAg GTCTAATACCAGGCCCAAAAAGCTACGTCTCAGATTTCTCCAATGTATTCGTCGCAGCGTGCGGCACAAGCTTCTACAGTCAATGTCTTCCTCCTGAGTCTctaaatttgatattttcatcCACTGCCATGCACTGGCTCCGTGAAAAACCTTGCAACGTGACAGGGGCGTTACATCACACTATGATCACCCTTCCGGAGGAGGCTGAGAAATTTAGGAATCAAGCCGCAAAGGACTGGGAAACTTTGCTACTGGCGAGAGCGAAAGAACTAGCACCAA gTGGCAGAATGGTTCTTGTTCAGTTTGCAGTTGACGGTGAAGGACAATACCTTGGGACAACGAAGAACACACCAGCCTCCATGCATCACACAATGAAAGATTTGTGGAAACTATTAGTTCACGATGGAGTCATAACACAG GAAGAATTCAACAAGACGACATTTGTCAACTATTACCGCACAgtaaatgagtttaaaaaacCATTTGAATCCGCGGACTCGCCCGTTCGAAAAGCTGGTTTGTCTCTCGTCTCCATAGAAACCAAAGTGGTACCCTGCCCTTACCGAGAAAAATGGCTCAAGAACGGTGGTGATCCTAAAGCGCACGCACGTTGGTTCATTCCCACGACAAGGACTTGGAGCAATGCGACATTTACGTCTG GCCTCTCTGAATCTCGCTCTCCAGAAGAGAAGGACGCCATTGTCGATAAATTCTTCAAACTTTACGAAGATCTGGTTGCCAAGCATCCGGAAGATCATGGGATGGATTACGTTCATGCCTACATAGTTATCGCGAAGAATTGA